Part of the Ornithinimicrobium flavum genome, GGCGAAGATGACGTAGAGCAGCGTGTAGACCAGATAGCGGACGCTCCCCTGCTCCCAGCCGGTGCCCACCGGGTCCACCCCGGACTCGTAGGTCGTGAGCTTGGCCGGGTGGGGGTCGGCCGGCGCGAGCAGGCGGCGAGCGCCCATGGCCGCGGCCACCAGGGCCACGCCGGCCAGGACGACCGCGGCGACGACGAGGTACTCACGCATCGTCGATCACCCTAGCCCTCCCCCGCCCGCCGGCGGGGACCCGAGGGGCGCCGGTCAGGCAAAGGTCGGACGCAGGGGGTAGCCCGCCTCCCCCTCCACGCTCGTCCGGGTGGCCAGCACCTGGTGCAGCTGGATGGCGTTGCGCTCGAAGTTGTAGCGCGACCCGGCCAGGTAGAGACCCCAGACCCGTGCCGTGGGCAGGCCCGTCTCGGCGACACACTCCTCCCAGTGGCGGGAGAGGTTCTCGGACCACGCGGCACAGGTGCGCGCGTAGTGCTGACGGAGGTTCTCGTGATGGTGCACCTCCAGACCCACCCGCTCCATCTCGGTGACGATCCGGCCCGAGGAGGCCAGCTCGCCGTCGGGAAAGACGTACCGCGCGATGAAGTCGGTGCGGCGCATCGGGACGTGGTCGGGGCTGCGCCAGGTGATGCAGTGGTTCAGCAGCCGGCCGCCGTCGCGGAGCCGGTCCCGCAGGAAGGTGAAGTAGGCCCCGTAGCGGCGCACCCCGATGTGCTCGGTCAGCCCGATCGAGGACACCGCGTCGAAGCCGCGCTCGGTCACGTCGCGGTAGTCGGCGTGCCGGACCTCCGCGCCGGTCAGGCCCTCGGCCGCGATCCGCTCCTGCGCCCAGGTCGCCTGGGCGCGGGACAGGGTCACGCCGAGAGCACTCACCCCGTGGTGACGGACGGCGTGACGCACCATCCCGCCCCACCCGCAGCCGACGTCGAGGAGCCGCATACCGGGCTGCAGACCCAGCTTGCGGCACACCAGCTCGTACTTCTCCTCCTGCGCCTCCTCGAGGCTGGCGTCCGGGCGCGGGTAGACGGCGCAGGTGTAGGTCATCGACGGACCGAGCAACAGCTCGTAGAACCGGTTGGAGACGTCGTAGTGGTGCTGGACGGCCTCGGCGTCCCGTCGCCGACCGTGCCGTATGCCGTGCGCCAGCTTGCGCAGCTCGCCCGGGGTCTCCAGGTCGGGCAGCGGCGGCGGCGCCAGGCTCACCCCGGAACGGCGCACGGCCTGCACCAGCTCGGGCAGCTCGCGCAGCGGGGGCATCCGGACGGTGAACCCCTCCATGAGGCGGAGCTCGTCGTAGGGGCAGGCCTCGTCCATGCCGTCGATCGACAGGTCCCCCTGGAGGTAGGCGCGGGCGAACCCGAGCTGGCCGGGGTGGCCGGCGATGTAGCTGAGCGCCCGCGGGGTGCGCAGCCGCATCACCGTGCCGGTGAGGTCCCCCGCCGTCGACCCGTCGTGCGCCACCACCCCCACCCCCGGCGCATCCCCCAGCAGGGAGTGGATGGCCTGGGCCACGCTGCGTGTCATCGTGCTCGCACCGCCTTGTCGTAGAGGGTGGGGAAACGACCGTCGGGGTCGTACCGGCGCTTGACGGCGTCCAGGTGCTCACCGCCGTAGAGCTCGCGGAAGGTCGGCTCATCGTAGAAGGCCTCGGAGTAGAGGCCCTTGTGCCCGCCCAGCTCGGTGACCGTCGCCTCGATCGCCCGGTTGGTGTCACCGGGGCGGCCGTCGGGCGGGATGTCCACGGCCGACCAGAAACCGAGGTTGACGTAGTCCTCACCGATGCGCATCGGGTAGAGCGGCCACGGCGGCCCGCCGTCCGGTGCGGGTGCGTCCGCCCGGAGCCGGACCGGGCAGAGCCACACCGGCTCGATCGGGACCTCCCGCAGAAACCAGCGCAGGAAGTCGCCGGTCCGCCCCAGCGGGATCTCCACGTCCTGGACGACCCGCTCCTGGGGCGGCCGACCGCGGCGGCGCTGGAGTGCGGCATACCAACCCCGCTGCTGCTCCAG contains:
- a CDS encoding NADH-quinone oxidoreductase subunit A, translating into MREYLVVAAVVLAGVALVAAAMGARRLLAPADPHPAKLTTYESGVDPVGTGWEQGSVRYLVYTLLYVIFAVDAVYLYPWALVLRTELGLASLVEMAIFLGVLVVALLHVWRRGLLRWW
- a CDS encoding class I SAM-dependent methyltransferase; this encodes MTRSVAQAIHSLLGDAPGVGVVAHDGSTAGDLTGTVMRLRTPRALSYIAGHPGQLGFARAYLQGDLSIDGMDEACPYDELRLMEGFTVRMPPLRELPELVQAVRRSGVSLAPPPLPDLETPGELRKLAHGIRHGRRRDAEAVQHHYDVSNRFYELLLGPSMTYTCAVYPRPDASLEEAQEEKYELVCRKLGLQPGMRLLDVGCGWGGMVRHAVRHHGVSALGVTLSRAQATWAQERIAAEGLTGAEVRHADYRDVTERGFDAVSSIGLTEHIGVRRYGAYFTFLRDRLRDGGRLLNHCITWRSPDHVPMRRTDFIARYVFPDGELASSGRIVTEMERVGLEVHHHENLRQHYARTCAAWSENLSRHWEECVAETGLPTARVWGLYLAGSRYNFERNAIQLHQVLATRTSVEGEAGYPLRPTFA